One Glycine max cultivar Williams 82 chromosome 4, Glycine_max_v4.0, whole genome shotgun sequence DNA segment encodes these proteins:
- the LOC102668065 gene encoding uncharacterized protein, translating to MADRGRGGGRRTFNRGTRRGTHSLRDPITTNPSPSSIHISTSELTPNTLPTAQDQPNPTFVRESIPTTPVRDASPSTPDDSVTPEYPTDPNCEHIVDERPFIRAYKEEFQPTYGCSNIISNIIRAKFDEPTPSWLKVSVDLRDRWFGEFKKEYRWHPQEERAIRAIFETKGSRILKSAMNKIRNGQDKGKWITTNVRAALDEHWGSTNFLNKSSTAKANRSVDRGASAYCGGSISTAAHFEKLSKEFQRPPTAWEVMEKTKKLKSGEWVNDKSREFAEKYQHRRDEILQRLTEEGTSTQDSPNTATSVNDNEIYLNVVGGPNYKGNMYGLGTLSKRFSCSKSAPSTSITPVEDQIEEMCETINKWNAELLAKANKEKILEEKMLQMMENHDHQSQEMRQ from the exons ATGGCAGACAGAGGTAGAGGTGGTGGTCGTAGAACATTTAATCGTGGTACAAGACGTGGTACCCACAGTTTGAGAGATCCAATTACCACCAACCCTTCCCCCTCATCCATTCACATATCAACCTCAGAGTTG ACTCCAAACACACTTCCTACAGCTCAAGACCAACCAAATCCTACCTTTGTAAGGGAGTCAATTCCCACTACCCCTGTTAGAGATGCTTCACCTTCAACACCAGATGATTCTGTTACACCTGAGTACCCAACAGATCCAAATTGTgaacatattgttgatgaaaggCCTTTCATTCGTGCATATAAAGAAGA GTTTCAACCAACATATGGGTGTTCtaatatcatatcaaatatCATTAGGGCAAAATTTGATGAACCAACTCCAAGTTGGTTGAAGGTGTCAGTTGACCTTCGTGATAGGTGGTTTGGAGAGTTTAAG AAAGAGTATAGGTGGCACCCACAAGAAGAGCGAGCCATTAGAGCTATTTTTGAGACAAAAGGTTCACGTATTTTAAAAAGTGCAATGAACAAGATTAGAAATGGTCAAGATAAAGGAAAGTGGATAACAACTAATGTTCGAGCAGCCTTGGACGAACATTGGGGTTCTACAAATTTCCTAAACAAGAGCTCCACTGCCAAGGCGAATCGATCTGTTGATAGAGGAGCCTCAGCATACTGTGGTGGTTCCATATCTACTGCAGCTCACTTTGAAAAGCTG TCAAAGGAGTTTCAAAGACCACCAACTGCTTGGGAGGTGATGGAGAAAACTAAGAAATTGAAGTCGGGAGAATGGGTCAATGACAAGTCCCGCGAATTTGCT GAGAAATATCAACATCGTCGAGATGAAATCTTACAACGTTTGACAGAGGAAGGCACATCTACACAGGATTCCCCTAACACTGCTACTTCTGTTAatgataatgaaatatatttgaatgttgTTGGAGGTCCAAATTACAAGGGGAACATGTACGGCCTAGGTACTTTGAGCAAAAGGTTTAGTTGCTCAAAATCAGCTCCATCAACTTCTATTACTCCTGTGGAAGATCAAATAGAGGAAATGTGTGAGACAATTAATAAATGGAATGCTgagcttttggcaaaggcaaATAAGGAGAAGATACTTGAGGAAAAGATGTTGCAGATGATGGAGAATCATGATCACCAAAGTCAGGAGATGCGACAAtag